A window from Chelmon rostratus isolate fCheRos1 chromosome 13, fCheRos1.pri, whole genome shotgun sequence encodes these proteins:
- the slc38a11 gene encoding putative sodium-coupled neutral amino acid transporter 11, which yields MDRQEEGTTLIPSQKAAGEPRSSMISASFNFINSIIGSGIIGLPYALSQAGLPLGLLLLIAVGFITDYSIILLIKGGNLSGTNSYQALVQSTFGFPGFLILSGLQFLYPFIAMISYNITTGDTLTKVFQRIPGVGPDHILAERHFVIVLITVAFTLPLSLYRNIERLGKVSFLSMVLTLTILIIVIIRAATFGPQILPTEDAWAFAKWNAIQAAGIMSFAFICHHNSFLIYGSLDQPTLAKWSRITHVSVGSALIFSAAFAVAGYTTFTGYTQGDIFENYCRNDNLATFGRFCFGLSIITTFPLECFVTREVVSNVICSRELSKAEHVLITLLIVAVCTSMSLAFDCLGVVLELNGVLSATPLIFIIPSACFLKLSSGRWFQAENLIPIVLILIGLFVMITGLIMTGLYPQDCSHGMEMFYCADANVSSTTPPV from the exons ATGGATCGGCAG GAAGAAGGTACCACCTTAATTCCTTCACAAAAGGCTGCAGGAGAGCCGAGAAGTTCAATGATATCTGCGTCTTTTAATTTCATCAATTCCATTATAGGATCTGGAATAATAG GTTTGCCATATGCACTGAGCCAGGCAGGGCTCCCCTTGGGCCTTCTGCTTTTGATAGCTGTCGGGTTCATCACAG ATTACTCCATAATCTTGCTAATCAAAGGAGGCAACCTGTCAGGGACAAACAGCTATCAGGCACTGGTGCAAAGCACATTTGGTTTCCCTGGATTTCTGATTTTATCTGGACTGCAGTTCCTTTATCCTTTCATTG ctaTGATTAGCTACAACATCACAACTGGTGACACGCTGACCAAAGTATTTCAGAGAATACCAGGAG TTGGTCCAGATCACATACTTGCAGAGCGTCACTTTGTGATTGTGCTGATAACCGTTGCGTTCACGCTGCCGCTCTCGCTGTATCGAAACATAGAGAGGCTTGGGAAG GTTTCCTTCCTGTCAATGGTGCTGACACTCACCATCCTCATCATTGTAATCATCAGAGCAGCTACCTTTGGACCTcaaat CCTCCCGACAGAGGACGCGTGGGCTTTTGCAAAGTGGAATGCAATTCAGGCAGCTGGTATAATGTCTTTCG CCTTTATATGCCACCACAACAGCTTCCTCATCTATGGTTCTCTGGATCAGCCCACACTGGCTAAGTGGTCCAGGATCACCCACGTGTCCGTAGGCTCTGCTCTGATATTCAGTGCTGCATTTGCTGTTGCTGGCTACACCACCTTCACTGGCTACACGCAAG GAGACATATTTGAGAACTACTGCAGAAATGATAACCTGGCAACATTCGGCCGCTTCTGTTTTGGCCTCAGCATAATAACCACATTTCCACTGGAGTGTTTTGTTACACGAGAG GTGGTATCCAATGTCATCTGCAGTAGAGAGCTTTCAAAAGCTGAACACGTGCTCATAACGTTGCTCATAGTTGCAGTTTGCACGTCGATGTCTTTGGCCTTCGACTGCCTGGGGGTTGTTTTGGAGCTGAAT GGCGTTCTGAGCGCCACACCTCTGATCTTCATCATTCCATCTGCATGCTTCCTCAAACTCTCCAGCGGCCGCTGGTTCCAGGCTGAAAACTTGATACCCATCGTCTTGATATTAATCGGCCTGTTTGTCATGATCACCGGTTTGATCATGACTGGCCTCTACCCTCAAGACTGTTCACACGGTATGGAGATGTTCTACTGTGCAGACGCCAATGTCTCCAGCACCACACCACCAGTATGA